The stretch of DNA CTGGCTGCGCCTGCTGGAGCTGACCTGGGCCCTGGCCCTGGCGCTGGCTGCTGTGGCCGCCGCACGGCCCCGGCCGCCCACGGAGCACGCTTGCTGGGCTAAGTTGCTACGCCTGGCGTGCCCCACGCCCTCAGGCAAGAGCGAGGTGCCTGAGCGACCCAACAACTGCTATGCAGGGCCCAGTGGCCTCCGCGCAGGCAGCTTGGACATCAGCAAGAGTCTCATCCGCAACCCGGCGGAGGGCGGGCCGCCCGCCACGCCCAGTTCAGGCGCCTGGGGCTCGGCTGCGTCTTTGGGCCGAGGCCCCCAGGGTGGCCCGGGACTGTCCCGCAACAGCGTGGGGCCGGCGCCGTCGATGAGCGAGCTGGATCTGCGGCCGCCATCGCCCATCAACCTGAGCCGCAGCATCGACGCCGCGCTCTTTCGAGAGCACCTGGTGCGAGACAGCGTTTTCCGGCGCTGTGGCCTGCGCGGCCTGGCCTCCTCGCCGCCTGGGGGCGCGCTGCGGCCGCGGCGGGGCAGCCACCCCGACGCCGAGCTCGACGGCGCCGGCTCTTCTCTTATGCGGGGCCGCTGCCGGTCTCTCAGCGACGTGCGCGTGCGCGGCCCGGTCCCACCGCACGTCGCGGACGACCCTGAGGGGGCGCCCTCTCGCAGCTCCATGGACAGCTTTTCCCGGGGCTCGCTCAAGATCAGCTGGAACCCGTGGCGTCACGGGCTGTCATCGGTGGACAGTCTGCCCCTGGATGAGCTGCCCAGCACCGTGCAGCTAttgcctgccccagccccagccccaccccccgaCCGGCCCGGGGAACCTCAGAGTGAGGTCCAGCCTCGCAGCAAGCCTGGGGACTCCCGCAGCGCCTCCAGTGACACCATTGAGCTCTGAGAAATCAAGGAACGCAGGACCAGGGCCCCACCCTCGATGGCCATAGGGCATGGCCCATTGGGACAGCTGAACATTTGAAAAACTGGCATTCCCGGGCTACCACCTGACAGTCACTTGAAAACAGTCGGGCATGAACCTACCCccgtttttttggtttgttttttaatatttttttttccaacggGTATCTTGCACAGAGGCTGTGACTTACGCGGAATACAGGGTGGACATGCATGGATTTGGGTGTGGGATATGGGGTCCAGTTACCCCCAGACACCCCTCCAGACTCCCCAGTGTGGAGAGATGAGGCTTGCTTGTCCAGACTGACTGTCCTCTTTGTGCCAAAGAAATAAACCCTGAGGAGTTGGCTTATGCCTCCCTCTGGCCATGCCAGGATCCTGTTCAGAGAGGAGGTAGTAGTCCCTGTCCCCCAGCAGTCCCAAGTCCTGTGTATGTTGGGGAGGAGAGGacttaaaaaggaaagagcacTTGATTCTTCCAACAGAGGCTTTAGGAATAATGGCTACCAATAATTTGTAGCATCTCTTGTCTGTTGTGCACTGTCTTCAGCTCTTCATatccatcatctttttttttttttaaagattttatttacttatttgacagagatcacaagaaggcagagagagaggcagagagagaggaggaagcaggctccctgctgagcagagagcccgacgtggggctcgatcccaggaccctgggatcatgacctgagctgaggcagaggctttaacccactgagccacccaggcgcccctcatatccATCATCTTACTTCTCATATTAAGCCTGAGTGAAAAGCACtatcatgcccattttacagatgggaagagtGAAGTTCGGAGAAAAAGTCATTTGTCCAGGATCTTTTGGCAAATGATAGCTGGCACTGAACCCAGGAAGTTCCACTCCAAAGCCTagttcctcctcccctccaactcTTAACACTACTTAGGTCAAAGCCTCTTGATCctccctctactgctcctccATCAGGGTAACCCTCAATTTCCTAGGGTTTTAGAATATTTCCCCAAGGGCTGGGGGCTCTCAGTAGCTCAGGCCAACCCATGGGGAGTAGGAGGCAGGTGATGAGACTGAAGCTTCTCTACTTTCCAAGACCTTTATTTCCTGAGATGAATAAATAATCAGTGGCTGAGGGGCAGGGGCGTGAGTACGGAACAGGAACTGGCAGCATGCAGCTGGCAGGAGGGGGCTGTGATGGGCCCACCCTCGCAGAGAACCCCCCCCATCCTGAGCGGGGGCTAAAGCCCATTAGCAGTCACCACAAggagatactttttaaaaattcacacacGTTGTGAAGTGTGCCCAGCTCCCCCAGGCCAAGATCTCATGGCATCCATATTCAGAGCTACTTTTTCACTCCAAGAGCCTCACCTGCCCAGGCCTGGTGGATAGAGGGTGCTTACCCTACTCAAAAATAAAGCAAGCTGCCTCAAGTGTCCAGGCAGGAGAGAGGCTGACCTCTGGGGACAGTCTGGATAGGAAGAGCTCCTGCAGGTGTGGCAGAGATTATCTGCCCTTGATGAAGCCCTCCAGCACGCGGTCACTGCGCTCTGACAACCAGTAGCCGGTCATGGCCGCCACAGCCCCGATGAAGATGGCGGTGAAAACCAAGTCGCCCTTGGCGGCCAGTGTAGCCAGAGCACAGATGATGACCCCGAAGAACATCTGCTGCAGCACCACCAGCTCGTCCTCTGTCATCTCTGAGAAGAAGCCTGCTGACTCTGAAGAGCAAGAGACGCACCTGTTACTCCTCCCCTGTTCCTGGAGCTCCCCACGCCGCATGCCTGCCTGCCTGGCAAACGATGTCATTTGCCACTGAGAACAACTCCAACGGGGCAGTCATTGTCCCTATCTCACTGAgtgggaaactaaggctcagagagttaaAGAGGTTTGCCCAAGGCCATGTGGTGGACACATCAGGACACAGCGTGTGTACTAGCCCAGCTTCAGAGCCGGACTGCCTGGCTTTGACTCTTGTCTCTGTGATCTGCTTGTCACGTAGCCCTGGGCAAGTTATTTCATCTCTGCATCCTAGTTTCCactgtgtaaaatggggatgagagTAATACCAACAGCACTGGATTTGTTTTAGAAGCAAAAGAAATTAATACATGCCACATGCTCGGGAGAGCATCTGACACACGGCCAGAGCTGTGCATGTGGTCCCTATTGTCATCAGTGTGACTGTCCTTCACCTCATCACACCTACAGCCTGCAACAGCTCTCAGCAGCCCCAGGCAAGAATTGGTCCCATTGGACAGATGAGAATGGAGGCAGAGTGATTTGACACCAAGTGTGATTTTCTTTCTATCCTGGGAGGTGTGAGATGGCTAGAAGTCAGCCTGGAGATAAGATGTAGGGTTTGAGGCTCAGTGCAGCCTCATGCAGACAGTGCCCAGGGGCATGGGGAAGGGCCTGTGGGTGCCTGGAGAAGGGTCTTGCCTGTCCTCCCCCTGGATAAGCACCTCCCCTCCTCGGGTTTCTGGGGGCCACTAGGAGGCTCACCTGGGATCTGCTCCTTCACACAGATGCCCTCGATCTGTTTGTAGCCCTCGGCACAGACACAACGATAGCTTCCCTCCATGTTCTCGCACTGCTGGTTCTCTCCTGGACACACCTCTGTCTCACATTCGTCCACATCTTAAGGGAGGGTGAGCCAGGGTCAGGCCCCCACTGCCAGAGTCCCACATACAGCAACCCTGATTCCCATCTCACATCCAGACActcccctctgcccttgcccaAACAACATTCcacccttccttctcctgccctgTCCATATCCCCCCAGCCGTTCTCAATTCATGGTGGACAAAACACTCCACTGCGTCTATGCCCCAGTAGCAGGAGACTCACCGAGACACTTGGAGCCCACCTGCTGGTAGCCAGGGCTACACTTCTTACAGCGGCCTGGGCCTGCCCCCATGCAGCCCAGGCAGGCCTTGGCACAGTCTGGAGAAGTGAGAGGACAGATGAGTGAGAGCTGCCCGTAGGCCCAGGGTGGATTATGGAGGGGGAAGCCCCACTTCTGAAGAAATTAGGGGGAAAGGCATGGAGCAGGTCCTCCTACTTTCCCCACCACCCTCCACTCTGGGACTGGCACTTACCTCGGCACTCATAGGAGCCCTCTGTGTTCACACAGAACTGGTTGGCTCCACAGCTGGCTCGCTCTGTGCCACACTCGTCAATGTCTGCAGAGAGGCCGGCAGGGCAGGAGTTTCAGTCTCTACTGCACTAGCAGGGAAGCCGAGGCCAGGGTTGTTGGGGAACAGACCTGCCCCCACTCAGACAGTGGGCCAGAGACCGCAGGCCGTGTGCCAGAGGCACAGGTGCTGCGGGACTCAGGGCTGCCCAGCCAGAGACTGCGTTTTCCAATCTGCCTCAAAGCTAAGCATGACCTGAAACTGAGTTCTGGCCAACAGGATGTAAACAGGAGTGATGTGCCCCACTTTTAGCTTGGCCTTAAAATGGCAGAATTGGACTCCTCCATGCACTTTCTTCCCATTCTCACTTCCTGAGTGTCGGTTCATGGAACACGGAGGTACCTGTCACCCAACCTCAAACAACAGAACCGTCCCAAGGGGATGACCACACAGTAAGACAGGCAGTACTAGGTCCCAGAATGATTGTGACAAGCAGAACTTCCCTGCCTGGCTTGGACCAGTTGTTTTGAGACTGtgatagagataaaaataaaactctatatTCTTTAAGCCACAGTCTTTGATGATCTTTCTGTTATAGCAGCTTAGCCTTTACCCTCGTCTACAGAAATAGCAGGACAGAGACCAAACCAAGTCTTGAACCCAGGCTTCCTGACCCCAAGTTAAGTATTTCATTTCCCTGGCTAATCCTTTCTCAATTTTCAAGACTTGGCCTAAGTGgtacctcctccaagaagcctttcctgaccacccctccccgccccgagGTGGCTCAGGGACATCTCTAACAGCACAGAGATCCATCTATACTCTAACTGCCTGGTTACTCTTCTGCCTTTCCAACCAGGCTGAGATCTCCATGAAGATGGGGACTGTACTTGTCTAGCCCAGAGGTGTGCGTGTGGATGGGGACCACCTTCCCACACCGAGGGCAGGCCTCACTCACCTACACACTTAAGGTGATGCAAGGCCCAGCCCTTCTTGCACTGGAGGCAGTTTGATTCCTCAGGGCCTGAGCAGCGGGCACAGGGGCCAAAACAAGCTGGGGGAATGGAGAAAGTGTGAGGATGGGCAGGCAGGGACCCCATCGGTTCCTGCCCAGCCCCATGCCTCTTGGCTACCTACCCGAACATACCAGATGGCTGGCGTTGCGCTCTGCCTCAAAGTAGCCAAGGCCACACTGGCCACAGGCCTCGCCCCCGTAGCCGGCTTGGCAGTCACAGCGCCCGCTGCCCCCTCGAGTCCCTTCCCCTTCACACTGCCCGTAGCCACCGCAGGGCTTCTCTGGGCCCCCAGGACAGGCTGTgggcaaacaccaaaccaggtaACATCACAAATACAATCGTGAACACAGAGAATATTCCCCCATATCATTAAACATTTTTGGGCAAGAAACTTAATTTTCAGGGCCACATAATACCTCATGGGACATGTACTTAACTGATACCCTCCTGTAGAACAGATTACTTAcaaatctttcctttttataaagactGAATTAATCATCTTTGTCACTAACTCccctttttgttttcaatttatttattttttattcttcggGTCAGTACGTCTTTATCTGAAGCATCCAGAGAGATTTTTCTAAAAGGGGCTGGTGGTAGGTACAGCTCCTCCCTCAGGACTGTGTGCAGAAAAAGGTGAAAATGGGGGCTTCAGTGCAGCACCTGCCTGTCCCTAGGTCACCTTAGTTCAGGGGATGGGTCTGATCTGATTCAGGCATAGGAAAATGGGGGTGTGGGTGAGGGCACTTCTCATGCACATGAGAAAAACCACAGCCCCATCTGACTGTCTAGCCCTATTACTTTTTTCTCACAGCTATTTCCCACTGATCTGCTCATCTCAATAGCCCTGTGAGGCAGAGGAGAACCTAAGGTCCAGAGGAATTATCTGAGCAACCTGAGCTCACACAGCGAGCTGTGGGACAGTACCAGGACTGGATCCCTGGCTTTGGCAATGCCTGCTTATCCCCCAAGAAGAGCTTGAAAACTCACGAAGGCAGGAGGGCCCGAAGGTGCCTGATGGGCAGCAGAGCTTCAGGGAGTCTGAGCAGAGCCACTGGAAGAGGTCTGGGGCTTCCTGCTGCCTaaaggggttggggtggggatgaCAGTAAGGAGGGCTGAGACAGTGCCAGAGGTGCTGCCCGCCCCCCAGCCTCCCCAAATATCTGTGCTACTACCACCTTGGATATAAGACCCACAAGGCTACCTGACCAACACCCTCTCCCTATTTGGCAGAGGAGTGAACTGAGGCTCACAGTGAGAACTTGGGTCCCCGCAACCAAGTCCTTAGCAGATCTAGGTTTGGAAGAAAGAGCCAAACCAGGACACAGACCCAAGCATGCAACCCCCTCCTCTACCACCAGGCCCTGCCTGTAGCCCCCTCCCTGGGAAGGCCCCCAACAACTCACTTGTGAAACCACCAGCTCTCCACCAGTTCCTCACTCAGCTCCAGAAGGCGGTGGCACTCAAAGTCCGACTTGCTGCACACGCTCTCGAGCACCTCTACCAGGCGGGTCTCACTGCCCGGACAGGGTGGGGATGGCAGGACTATGTTCTACCCCATCCACCACCCTCCTTAAGGTCTCCTCTCCCACCCAGCTTGTGCCATGACACCAAAGGAAAGGCCAGAGGGTGTAACGGAAAGGGTACTCAGTTGGGGAGTCAGatagacctgggtttgaatctagttgagtgaccttgggcaagtcacttaacctctcccaaacctctgttttctcatctgtaaaatggagacaataaccCATCCTGCAGATGTGTTGTAAGATGCCTCAGTTCCTGCATTTGCGCAATGAAATGTAATCCCCTTACTGGGTATATGTGATTAAAAATACATcacataacaagtgttggcaaggctgtggagaaattggaagccTCCTACATTGAAGGTGGGAAAGaaaaatggtgcagtcactgtggaaaacagtttggcagttcggTTAAACATGGAATTACCCCAAGAatcagtaattccactcctggtCACATGCCCCAACGAATGGAAAACAGCAATTCTatatacaatagccaaaaggtagaaacaatccagatgttcatcaactgaagaatgggtaagcaaaatgtggtaaagccatacaatgaaatattattaagctttaaaaaggaatgaactactgacaTATGTTATATTATGAACAAACCTTGAAAACAATAcactaactgaaagaagccagacacataTAGATTCCAGTAAAATCAGCAAATCCACACAGATAGCAGAgtaatggttgccaggggctggggaaaggggagaatggggagtgactgcttcaTAGGTATGGAGTTCCACTGTGGGTTGATAAAAATGCTCTGGAACGAGATAGTAGTAAAGGTTGCAAAACACtgtaaatgtactaaatgtcTCTAGTGGCAAAGtttgcattatatatatttatatatgttattatatataatatataaaatatattatttatttatttatatgtgtatatatatatatatattttttttaccccaataaatttttttaaaatacatacatacacatacacacatatattctgtATTTAAAGGGTCTGGCAtgtgcctggcatatagaaggagaggacttaaaaaacaaaaaccatacaaacagaaaacaggagCTAAAAGTGTCCTTCAGGTTATCTTGGCCGATCCCCTCACTcctaaatgaggaaactgaggcccattaagggaaaggaaaacaaccAACGTTACATAATAACAAAATCTCTTGTTTCTAGTGGGCATCACAGTTTAATCCTTACCACGATCCTATGAAATAGGCAAAGCAAGTATCAatgtccccattttactgatgaagaaactgaggctcagagggtttAAGTGACCTTCCCAAGGGTACACAGGGTCAGAACTGACAACCAGATCTATCTAACTCCAAGTATTGCTGATTCCTTCTTAACTTGACTTTGAAAAGTGGGAGGGCCTAGCACTCAGGCCTTTTGTCTCATGGTCTCATGTCATCCCATGGCTTTATAATACTGACTATATGCTGATGACCCCCCAATTCAGGTTTCCAGCTCCTACTTTTCCCCTGAACCTCAGATGCCTCAATCTAACTCTATTTGGCTGTTTAAGGGACATCCCACCCAATATGTTCAAGGACACCTAATCCCACCCCTTCCCTATATTATATCCTCTCCTGCTTCACATTTACCCATACCAGAAAACAGCCCCACTTATTCACCCAGTTGCTCAGGCCCCAAACCTAGAagtactttttattctttttctctcctaccCCATAATGATTCTGTCATCAAGCCCTATCAGTCCATCTGCAAAATATACTCAGAACTGGACCACACCTGCTCATGCTGCTGTCGTACTTAGACTAGCCTCCCAAATGGTCTCCTTGCTTCCTCCACTCCAGTCCCGTTTTGCTACATCACAGTGAGTGATCTTTTAAAGGTAAAAACAAGACATCACCTCTCAGCTCCAAACTTCCCAATGATTTCCCATTACACTCAGAATGAAATCTAAACACCATTCTGTGACCTTCAAGGCACCCTGGCTTCATGTTCGATCACTCTCGTCTGCTCACTCCCATCCAGCCTCTTCTCCAATACACCAAGCTCAGTCCCACTCTGTCCAAATCCCTTCCCTGTCACATAGCTTACTTCTTCCCTTCAGGTTTCGGTCCAAATGTCACACCTTGAACTCCATGCCTCCCACCCTTCCGTAGTCTATCCTGCTTTCCTGTTCTTCATTTGATGTGACatcatttatttagttattcacTGTCTCTTCAACTGGAATTTAAGCATCTTGCAGATGGGATTTTGCTTGCCTAATTTACTGCTGTACTAGAGATGGTCAGTGATATTTGAGTCTCAAGAGTTTCAAGGCCCCCACCAGCAGAGCCAAGACTAGGAGGTGAGGTATATAAACCCATCTCTCCAGCCCCTTACCTGTCTTTGTATTTGGACAATTTCTCTTCCTCCCAGGCAGTATTTCCACCTCCAAAGTTGTCCCGGATTGTTCTCTCCAGGCCCTGGAAACAGAGAACATTAGTAATAGTtaagtacagtgcctggcacattctAGCACTTCTGTGTTTCACTGCCCAGggcactgaggcccagaaaggcaacctgcccaaggtcatacaactaGTAAGCAACCAAGCTGGTACTTGACTCATGCAGACTTGCATCCCAGAACTCTTCTTAACCCCTGTGCTATCATGGTTAGGCCATCTCCCACAAGGCTGCTCAGGCACCCACCTTGTTGAAGCTGTCGACCAGTCCCCGGCAGgtatgacatggatggagctcaGTTGGGGGAGAAGACTGGGGAGGTGGAGAAGGCTGGAGCCAGACGGGACCTGGGAGGCTAAGGAAGAGACTCAGGCCCCAGAGTAGAGGTGGGACCAGGCCCCTCCGGGGCAGTGAGGCCATCTTTTCCCAAGCCGGGAACCTGTAGATAAGAGGGAATGGGAATGACTCACTGGAGGAGTCAAGTGAGGAAAAAAGGGTTGGTTCGGAGGTGCCGCGGGTCTGGGAGCCCGGATCTGTGTTATTAATTGGAGGCTAGACTAGGGGGGACgagcgggggaggggaagtggtGAGAAAGGAGCCTGTTCAGCAGTTCCAAGACGGGAGTAAGTTATCCTCGTCACCGTGGGAGAGGTGGCCTCCCTTAGAAAGGGATAAGTCAACTCATTGTTTTAAGGTCTGAATATGGATTGTTATTAGGGCCAGGATCAGCGGAATTTGGGAGAACGGGTCAGAGTCCAAGTGTTAGGGTAGTAGAGGCCGGACGGGCggtctcgggggggggggggggggaggagtctGGAACGGAACCCAGGTCTAGGGGGGTGGAGCCCATATCCGGATCTGAAGAGAAGGGGGTCAGGTTTGCGGGCCCGCAGGCTGCAAAGACGCGGCCTCTAGCAGGCAGGGGAGGATCCAGACCCGCGTAGGCTGCGTGGGAGGAAGAGCCGACCCACCCAGCCCGTTGGCGCCGACCGCTCAGCCTCCCCAACGCCGCAGCAGCCGCTGCCGGCGTAAGATGTGCGGCCTCCGCCGGCTCCGCAGCCTGGGGGGCGGAGCAGGGCCCACCCTCAGCCAATGGTGGCAGTCCATGTGCCATTGCGTCACCTTACGTCAGCCACCCGCAGGCGGTGCCAGGCTGCACCTGTCCGGGTGTTAAAGGGCCGCGGGCGTCGTGCTAGGCCAGCGAGGCGGTCACGGACACAGGCGAAGGCACCGGTAGAAAAATAGCGTCTGCCTTTATTCGAGCCGTCGCCCCTGCCTCACGTGCCAACCCGCGTGCCGTCCTCGGGATCCCCGGGATCCCCGGGAGACTGAAGCAGCTGGTCCAGGGCGGGCTGCAGGGCCCGGGACACTCGCTTCGCCCTCTCCCCGAGCCGCCCGGGACGGAGGGTGCCAGGCCCCTGCAGGGTCCTCAGGAAGTCGGGCaactgggagggcagggagaagacGGGTACGCTGCGGAAAAGGGCGGGCACGGCCTCCGAGTGGAGCAGTCCTTCGAAGTAGGCCCCCACGTAGCGGCCGGGCGCCCGGCCCTGCAGGAAGTCAGGCAGCACGCAGCTGAGCGAGGCTGCAAAGGCGTCGTGCGGGCCGTGCGGGGCGGACGCTGACGCCCCGTCCTGCAGCCACTCGTGGCATAGCGCCACGGCCCCAGGCGAGAAGAGCAGGACCACCAcgcccccttcctgaagggtctGACGCCGCTGCGCGTGGAACCAGGCCAGGGGGCCCTGCGCGCTCAGTTCACGACGGCTCCAGAGGTCCACGGCCACCCGTAGGGGCAGCTGGCACAGCGCTGAGGCCAGGGCGCCCACTAGGCGCTCGAAACCGGAGTCCTCCGCTGAGTAGACGAGCAGAGTCGCGCGGCCCCTGGCGACAGCTGCGGGAGAGAATAGAGGGGAAAGGAAGACGTGAGAAGGCCCGAGGCCCGGCCCCCTGAGGGCGGCCCCCCGCCCGGCACTTGCTCACACTCACCCCCCGCGCGGAGGTCCTCCTTCAAGAGCCTCAGCCACCCTgttaggggagaggggcaggggcagcccaTGAGCTCAGCCGCCACCCTCTCGAGGGGGaactcccagccctgcccttggggagtgggggggggtcgGGAAGTGCTCACCTTTCACTTGGTTCCTTTTgacaaggaagagaaggaaaagtgcTGAGGCCAAGAGTAGGCAGGCCAGCCACACCAGGGCCCAGCGCTGGTGAACGTCTAGGAGACCCAGGGGAGAGGACAGGCTAGTTAGATACCTAACACTTTCACCCTACTTCACGTAGGAGAAAAACTCGTTTAAAAGATCTCTGGGGCTGCCGTGTGGTGACTGAACTGGCTCAGGGGAATGGAAAGATTTACAGCAAATCCACCGCATATAGTGTCAGAGTCAACATATGGACATAGATCCATCTACTTGAGTGACCTCAGATAAGTCACTTAATTTTTTGCCTCAGTTTTCACCTTTGTAAAACTGGGTTCACAACAAGTACCTACTTACTAGGGTTGTTTGAAGACTGCAAATATTAATACACACAAAGCACTTAGGCTGGGCCTAGCAAGCGCTCAAATGTCAGCAAATAATGTCTCCTAAGCATAGGGTTGCTGGGCCCTTGACCTCACTCTCTTGATGACTCCAAAAG from Neovison vison isolate M4711 chromosome 6, ASM_NN_V1, whole genome shotgun sequence encodes:
- the CRELD1 gene encoding protein disulfide isomerase CRELD1 isoform X1 — encoded protein: MASLPRRGLVPPLLWGLSLFLSLPGPVWLQPSPPPQSSPPTELHPCHTCRGLVDSFNKGLERTIRDNFGGGNTAWEEEKLSKYKDSETRLVEVLESVCSKSDFECHRLLELSEELVESWWFHKQQEAPDLFQWLCSDSLKLCCPSGTFGPSCLPCPGGPEKPCGGYGQCEGEGTRGGSGRCDCQAGYGGEACGQCGLGYFEAERNASHLVCSACFGPCARCSGPEESNCLQCKKGWALHHLKCVDIDECGTERASCGANQFCVNTEGSYECRDCAKACLGCMGAGPGRCKKCSPGYQQVGSKCLDVDECETEVCPGENQQCENMEGSYRCVCAEGYKQIEGICVKEQIPESAGFFSEMTEDELVVLQQMFFGVIICALATLAAKGDLVFTAIFIGAVAAMTGYWLSERSDRVLEGFIKGR
- the CRELD1 gene encoding protein disulfide isomerase CRELD1 isoform X2, producing the protein MASLPRRGLVPPLLWGLSLFLSLPGPVWLQPSPPPQSSPPTELHPCHTCRGLVDSFNKGLERTIRDNFGGGNTAWEEEKLSKYKDSETRLVEVLESVCSKSDFECHRLLELSEELVESWWFHKQQEAPDLFQWLCSDSLKLCCPSGTFGPSCLPCFGPCARCSGPEESNCLQCKKGWALHHLKCVDIDECGTERASCGANQFCVNTEGSYECRDCAKACLGCMGAGPGRCKKCSPGYQQVGSKCLDVDECETEVCPGENQQCENMEGSYRCVCAEGYKQIEGICVKEQIPESAGFFSEMTEDELVVLQQMFFGVIICALATLAAKGDLVFTAIFIGAVAAMTGYWLSERSDRVLEGFIKGR